From the Marinomonas sp. THO17 genome, one window contains:
- a CDS encoding ABC transporter ATP-binding protein, producing MSASIQLVKVTRQFGDVVAVNEVSIDIKAGEFFSMLGPSGSGKTTCLRLIAGFEQADQGSILIHGKEAAHLPPYQRDVNTVFQDYALFPHMTIEDNVAYGLMVKGMAKKARKIRAQEALDMVSLSSYGKRMPGQLSGGQRQRVALARALVNRPKVLLLDEPLGALDQQLREQMQSELKSLQRQLGITFIFVTHDQNEALSMSDRVAVFNQGRIEQVDHAQALYNAPKTRFVAEFVGTTNIISSPLAQRLTQQQGTFSIRPEHIQLNQSPTDNHITTQGTISDILYHGANTRFHITLASGESLSAQQTNQLTDTPLTLGDEVSLSWSAAAMVPLEGATP from the coding sequence ATGAGCGCATCGATTCAACTGGTAAAGGTAACCCGTCAATTTGGTGATGTGGTTGCCGTCAATGAGGTATCTATTGATATCAAGGCGGGGGAGTTTTTCTCCATGCTAGGCCCCTCTGGCTCTGGTAAAACCACTTGCTTGCGCCTCATTGCAGGATTTGAACAGGCCGATCAAGGCAGCATTCTCATTCATGGTAAAGAAGCCGCTCATCTGCCACCTTATCAGCGTGATGTTAATACGGTTTTTCAAGACTATGCTCTTTTCCCTCACATGACCATAGAAGACAACGTAGCCTATGGTTTAATGGTCAAAGGCATGGCAAAGAAAGCCCGCAAAATTCGTGCTCAAGAAGCACTCGATATGGTGTCCTTATCTTCATATGGTAAACGTATGCCGGGGCAACTGTCTGGCGGCCAACGACAACGAGTCGCCCTTGCCCGAGCTCTGGTCAATCGCCCAAAAGTGTTGTTGCTGGACGAGCCCCTTGGCGCCCTCGACCAACAGCTGCGTGAACAAATGCAGTCTGAACTGAAAAGCCTGCAACGACAACTCGGCATCACCTTTATCTTTGTCACCCATGACCAAAACGAAGCCCTGTCCATGTCTGACCGTGTGGCGGTATTTAATCAGGGGCGCATTGAACAAGTCGATCATGCTCAAGCCTTATACAATGCCCCCAAAACTCGCTTCGTCGCCGAATTCGTTGGCACTACCAACATTATCTCAAGCCCACTTGCGCAACGTTTGACACAACAACAAGGCACCTTTTCCATTCGTCCGGAGCACATTCAGCTCAACCAGTCTCCAACTGACAATCATATAACCACCCAAGGCACCATCAGTGACATCCTCTATCATGGTGCCAATACCCGTTTTCATATTACTTTGGCAAGTGGTGAAAGCCTCAGCGCACAACAAACCAACCAACTGACCGACACCCCCTTGACGCTAGGGGATGAAGTATCCCTAAGCTGGTCTGCCGCGGCCATGGTGCCCCTCGAAGGAGCCACACCATGA
- a CDS encoding ABC transporter substrate-binding protein produces the protein MIALRSTAKIALFSLLSCGIGLSSNLYAASGEGEVNIIAWPGYIERGDTDPAYDWVTQFEQNTGCSVNVKTASTSDEMVSLMAKGGYDLVTASGDSSLRLIYGKRVQPIDVSKITAWNTLDPRLKNAPWFTVNGQHYGVPFQWGPNVLMYNTQVFKSAPTSWNVVFEAMTLPDGKPNKGRVQAYDGPIYLADAALYLKATRPELNIKDPYELNETQYAAVLALLRQQHKLIHRYWHDYNVQMSDFKNEGVVASSAWPFQANALMAEGENIATTVPKEGVTGWADTTMLASDSKHPVCAYQWLNWSITPKLQGDLAAWFGSVPAVPKACDNNPLLGVKGCQTNGFDDFDKVAFWKTPTAKCDAEGTCVSYSRWTKDYIAIMGGR, from the coding sequence ATGATTGCTCTACGCTCTACCGCAAAAATAGCACTATTTAGTCTCCTCTCCTGTGGGATAGGCTTATCAAGCAACCTATACGCCGCTTCGGGTGAAGGCGAAGTGAATATCATCGCTTGGCCGGGTTACATCGAACGCGGAGACACAGACCCCGCCTATGATTGGGTCACCCAGTTTGAACAAAATACGGGCTGCTCTGTGAATGTGAAAACCGCCTCCACTTCAGATGAAATGGTAAGTTTGATGGCCAAAGGTGGCTATGATCTGGTTACCGCATCAGGCGACTCCTCCCTCAGACTTATTTATGGCAAAAGAGTGCAGCCCATCGATGTGTCAAAAATTACCGCTTGGAATACCCTAGATCCACGCCTTAAAAATGCCCCTTGGTTTACCGTAAATGGCCAGCATTATGGGGTGCCTTTTCAGTGGGGACCCAATGTTCTTATGTACAACACTCAAGTGTTTAAATCCGCTCCCACCAGTTGGAATGTTGTTTTTGAAGCTATGACATTGCCTGATGGCAAACCCAATAAAGGTCGAGTACAAGCCTATGATGGCCCTATTTACTTAGCCGATGCAGCACTCTACCTAAAAGCCACTCGTCCAGAACTCAACATCAAAGATCCTTATGAACTCAATGAAACCCAGTATGCTGCCGTACTTGCGTTACTGCGCCAGCAACATAAATTGATCCATCGTTATTGGCACGATTACAACGTACAAATGAGTGATTTCAAAAACGAAGGTGTGGTCGCGTCAAGTGCTTGGCCATTTCAAGCCAACGCCTTGATGGCAGAAGGGGAAAACATTGCCACTACCGTCCCAAAAGAAGGGGTAACAGGCTGGGCCGATACCACCATGCTTGCGTCAGACAGCAAACACCCAGTGTGTGCTTATCAATGGTTAAACTGGTCGATTACACCAAAACTGCAAGGGGATTTGGCAGCTTGGTTTGGTTCAGTGCCCGCGGTTCCCAAAGCCTGCGACAACAATCCGTTATTAGGCGTCAAAGGCTGTCAAACCAATGGCTTTGACGACTTCGATAAAGTGGCCTTTTGGAAAACCCCAACCGCCAAATGCGATGCCGAAGGCACTTGCGTTTCATACAGTCGCTGGACCAAAGACTACATCGCCATCATGGGCGGGCGATGA
- a CDS encoding LysR family transcriptional regulator: MMSLKQIRYFIAIAETGSVSAAASAVYISQSTLTTAIKQLEEELGVSLFERHSKGMELTHSGHQFLRQAYLIMGSVENAKRSLQQTTDDVSGVLNVGVTNMVAGYYLADLVARFKRVYHNISVRVVEDEREYIEHLIIGGELDVAVLMLSDLDNHFAFNTEVLTYSRYHIWLPPEHPLLKEESLNMKSVLEEPQILLSTDEMERRIRAIWEAQRVVPNIAMKSSSVEAVRSFVSAGMGVAVMPEMAYRPWSVEGDRVEAKQILDVSNTLDIGVLWRRGGVRNALINHFIEVARESISPPTFFG; encoded by the coding sequence ATGATGTCTCTCAAGCAAATTCGCTATTTTATTGCGATTGCAGAGACAGGTTCGGTGTCCGCGGCGGCCAGTGCGGTTTATATTTCTCAGTCTACTCTCACAACCGCCATTAAGCAGCTGGAAGAAGAGTTAGGGGTCAGTCTGTTTGAACGACATTCAAAAGGCATGGAGTTGACCCACTCAGGGCATCAATTTTTGCGTCAGGCCTATTTGATAATGGGATCAGTTGAAAACGCAAAACGCAGCTTACAACAAACCACGGACGATGTTTCAGGGGTGTTGAATGTGGGCGTTACCAATATGGTTGCAGGCTACTATTTAGCAGACTTAGTCGCACGTTTTAAACGGGTCTATCACAATATTTCGGTGCGTGTGGTGGAGGACGAACGAGAATACATTGAACACCTTATTATTGGTGGCGAACTGGATGTGGCCGTGCTGATGTTGTCTGATCTGGATAATCATTTTGCTTTTAATACCGAGGTGTTGACTTACTCTCGCTATCACATTTGGCTTCCTCCTGAACATCCTTTACTCAAGGAGGAATCGTTGAATATGAAAAGCGTGTTGGAAGAGCCGCAAATTTTGTTGTCGACCGATGAAATGGAGCGACGAATACGTGCTATTTGGGAGGCTCAAAGGGTCGTGCCAAACATTGCAATGAAAAGCAGTTCAGTAGAAGCAGTGAGAAGTTTTGTGTCAGCTGGAATGGGGGTCGCAGTAATGCCGGAAATGGCTTATCGCCCTTGGTCTGTTGAGGGGGATAGGGTAGAAGCGAAACAAATTCTCGATGTTTCAAATACCTTGGACATTGGTGTGCTGTGGCGCCGCGGCGGAGTCAGAAATGCACTGATTAATCATTTTATCGAGGTGGCGAGAGAGTCCATTTCTCCGCCAACCTTTTTTGGTTAA
- a CDS encoding ABC transporter permease, giving the protein MTSPKTAKSMLPKRRTGTFSALVDHLYRHPNQFLIGLLLTPILWFGVIYLAPLLSLLWQSLYHFDDFTMLVSDDLSLDNFAQLLQAANFDIILRTVTMALCVSLFSAVFAFPIAYYMARYTKGKRKAFFYLAVMLPMWTSYIVKAYAWTLLLSNDGVLQWLIALLHLTPLLDYLLSLSLVGGNTLSTSHLGRFLVFSYIWLPFMILPIQASLERLPTSLLNASADLGATPFKTFWHIILPLTIPGIAAGSIFTFCLTLGDYIIPQLIGPPGLFIGSMVYIQQGAIGNMPMAAAFTLVPILLISLYLYFAKRLGAFNAL; this is encoded by the coding sequence ATGACCTCACCGAAAACAGCAAAGTCGATGTTACCCAAAAGACGCACAGGAACTTTTAGCGCCTTAGTGGATCATTTGTATCGTCACCCCAATCAGTTTTTGATTGGTTTACTCTTGACGCCTATTTTGTGGTTTGGCGTCATCTACCTTGCGCCATTACTCAGTTTGCTTTGGCAAAGTCTTTACCATTTCGATGACTTTACCATGCTGGTGTCAGACGATCTGTCCCTTGATAACTTTGCTCAACTCTTGCAAGCTGCCAACTTCGATATTATCTTGCGCACTGTCACCATGGCATTGTGTGTTTCCCTGTTCAGTGCGGTGTTTGCCTTCCCTATTGCCTACTACATGGCGCGTTATACCAAGGGCAAAAGAAAAGCCTTTTTCTATCTTGCTGTCATGCTACCCATGTGGACCAGCTACATTGTCAAAGCCTACGCTTGGACCCTGTTACTTAGTAACGATGGGGTGCTTCAATGGCTCATTGCGCTACTGCATTTGACTCCGTTATTGGACTATTTGCTGAGCCTTTCTTTAGTAGGAGGCAACACCTTATCCACCTCACATCTGGGTCGCTTTTTGGTGTTTTCCTATATTTGGTTGCCCTTTATGATTTTACCGATTCAAGCTTCACTCGAAAGGTTACCCACCTCTTTACTCAACGCCTCGGCCGATCTGGGCGCGACGCCCTTTAAAACCTTTTGGCATATAATATTGCCGCTTACCATACCAGGCATTGCCGCCGGATCTATTTTTACCTTTTGCCTAACCCTGGGCGATTACATCATTCCCCAACTCATCGGGCCTCCTGGTTTATTCATCGGCAGTATGGTTTACATCCAACAAGGTGCCATCGGCAATATGCCGATGGCCGCGGCCTTCACCTTAGTGCCAATTTTACTCATCAGCTTGTATTTGTATTTTGCCAAACGCTTAGGAGCCTTCAATGCACTCTAA